A region of Paenimyroides aestuarii DNA encodes the following proteins:
- a CDS encoding class I SAM-dependent methyltransferase has translation MILPTDLKQFINDNLKQNINTLALKKNPFVAYEWSWVLNQIQAKQKAEKKLPTWFANNDIVFPNTLSIEQTSSEALAKFKSELVSGEKLIDLTGGFGVDAFYFAKRFKKVVHCEFQEDLSAIVQHNFRVLNVENIETISGDSISHLEQSTENFDWIYIDPARRDDKKTKVFLLKDCTPNVVELQEFLFEKSEHILIKVAPLLDISSILNELSNVKAIYAIGLQNEVKELLIVLQRDFTEEPDLIAVNISNDGRIHQDVFSLNDDSNSQLSLPLNYLYEPFSSYLKLGSYNSIAAKFKVQKLHKHSHLYTSNELIDFPGRSFKIEQIVPYNKKDIKFLENTKCNITTRNFPLKVEEIRKKHKIKDGGDLYAFFTTDLNNDKIVVICKKITTNN, from the coding sequence ATGATATTACCAACTGATTTAAAACAATTTATAAACGATAATTTAAAGCAAAACATTAATACTTTAGCTTTAAAAAAAAATCCGTTTGTTGCTTATGAATGGTCGTGGGTTTTAAATCAAATACAAGCAAAACAGAAAGCCGAAAAGAAATTACCCACTTGGTTTGCAAATAATGATATTGTTTTTCCCAACACATTATCTATCGAACAAACTTCATCGGAAGCCTTGGCAAAGTTTAAAAGCGAATTAGTTTCAGGAGAAAAACTAATCGACTTAACTGGTGGTTTTGGTGTGGATGCTTTTTATTTTGCAAAGCGATTTAAAAAGGTCGTTCATTGTGAATTTCAAGAAGATTTATCAGCAATTGTTCAACATAATTTTAGGGTCTTGAATGTGGAAAATATCGAAACTATTTCTGGCGATAGTATTTCTCATCTTGAACAATCTACAGAAAATTTCGATTGGATTTATATCGATCCTGCTCGAAGAGACGACAAGAAAACCAAAGTTTTTCTTCTGAAAGATTGCACACCTAATGTAGTTGAATTGCAGGAATTTCTTTTTGAAAAATCAGAGCATATTTTAATTAAAGTCGCTCCGTTACTTGACATTTCGTCTATATTAAACGAATTAAGCAATGTGAAAGCAATTTATGCGATTGGTTTACAAAACGAAGTGAAAGAGCTTTTAATTGTTCTGCAGAGAGATTTTACAGAAGAACCTGATTTGATCGCAGTTAACATCTCAAACGATGGAAGAATTCATCAAGATGTTTTTTCTTTAAATGACGATTCCAATTCGCAGTTGTCGCTTCCGTTAAACTATCTGTATGAACCGTTCAGCAGTTATCTTAAATTGGGATCTTACAATAGTATTGCCGCAAAATTTAAGGTGCAAAAGTTGCATAAACATTCACATTTATATACTTCAAATGAATTGATCGATTTTCCGGGAAGATCTTTTAAAATTGAACAAATTGTTCCTTACAATAAAAAAGACATTAAGTTTTTAGAAAATACAAAGTGTAATATTACCACTCGAAATTTCCCTTTAAAAGTAGAAGAAATCCGCAAAAAGCATAAAATTAAAGACGGTGGCGATTTATACGCTTTTTTTACGACTGATTTAAATAATGATAAAATAGTGGTCATTTGTAAAAAAATAACGACCAATAATTAG
- a CDS encoding 16S rRNA (uracil(1498)-N(3))-methyltransferase: MQLFYAPHIDNETNEFTFDKEESKHIVKVLRKSEGSILHITNGKGFLFVCEIILASEKKCVVTIKESQFTEAKNFRIHMVVAPTKMNDRYEWFLEKATEIGVDEITPIICDHSERKIIKTERFDKILVSAMKQSNQMYLPVLNEPVKLTDFLSKEISGQKFIAHCEETDKVELKDRIEKQQHYTLLIGPEGDFSTNEINKALANGYLPVALGNTRLRTETAAIVGCHTFVLANN; the protein is encoded by the coding sequence AGAAAGTAAACATATTGTTAAAGTTTTACGTAAATCAGAAGGTTCTATTTTACACATTACCAACGGAAAAGGTTTTTTATTTGTTTGTGAAATTATTTTAGCATCAGAAAAAAAATGTGTGGTTACAATAAAGGAATCGCAATTTACAGAAGCAAAAAATTTTCGAATTCACATGGTGGTTGCACCCACTAAAATGAACGATCGATACGAATGGTTTTTAGAGAAAGCTACCGAGATTGGTGTGGATGAAATCACACCGATTATTTGCGATCACTCCGAAAGAAAAATTATTAAAACCGAACGTTTTGATAAAATTTTGGTCAGTGCCATGAAACAATCAAACCAAATGTATCTGCCTGTTTTAAACGAGCCTGTAAAACTAACTGACTTTTTATCGAAAGAAATCAGCGGACAAAAATTTATTGCACATTGTGAAGAAACCGATAAAGTGGAATTAAAAGACCGCATTGAAAAACAGCAGCATTACACGTTGTTAATTGGTCCCGAAGGCGATTTTTCTACCAACGAAATTAATAAAGCACTAGCAAATGGTTATTTACCCGTTGCTTTAGGAAACACCCGTTTGCGTACCGAAACCGCTGCAATTGTTGGTTGCCATACATTTGTTTTAGCAAATAATTAG